One part of the Musa acuminata AAA Group cultivar baxijiao chromosome BXJ1-5, Cavendish_Baxijiao_AAA, whole genome shotgun sequence genome encodes these proteins:
- the LOC103984249 gene encoding scarecrow-like protein 14, producing the protein MTDSSEMDSLVAPEFSPDMVLGFISQILMEEDMDDKFDVFHEDLALLAAEKPFYEILGETFPPLPDQNSGPSAESPDGSSISNFHVNSNGSSSDGILANDSWPYDPLEYRQLQTNPASVDYYSQSSCSPANYNAGNVNRVLVESLSNPLSDNDLVIQSTPAWQFQKGLEEARRFLPSSENLMINLEANGSLFSQEPKEDWKLAEINADEKHESPIREPRGRKTHHDDDLDLQEGRSNKQSALSTEEPLRPDILDDVLLCGWEKCTAGNDEQQSESVNQDGRSSHSSHAKGSGGGKSRGKKQSMKDVVDLRTLLVHCAESVAIGDRRSAGELLKQIRQHSSPFGDANERLAHCFADGLEARLAGTGSQIYHSIVAKRISTSDILKGYKCYMRACPFKKIAYLYSNRTILNVANKAPRLHIIDFGIFYGFQWPCFMQRLASQPGGPPRLRITGIDKPSPGFRPTERIDETGQRLADYARRFGIPFEFHAIATKWDTIRTEDLNIDKDEVLVVNSLFQFKSLIDETVVEYSPRNMVLNTIRNLNPAVFIFGDVNGSYSSPFFVTRFREALFHFSALFDMIETNVPREDESRPLIERHISGRDALNVIACEGSERVERPETYKQWQVRNIRAGFKQLPLNSDIIKMAKEKLKAYHKDFVLDVDGQWLLQGWKGRILQAFSAWRSDDSS; encoded by the coding sequence ATGACCGATAGCAGTGAGATGGATTCCCTGGTAGCTCCTGAATTCTCTCCAGATATGGTACTCGGCTTTATTAGTCAAATTCTTATGGAAGAGGACATGGATGATAAATTCGATGTGTTTCATGAAGATTTGGCTCTTTTAGCTGCAGAGAAGCCCTTCTATGAGATCCTTGGTGAGACGTTCCCCCCTTTGCCAGATCAGAACTCTGGCCCTAGTGCAGAGAGCCCTGATGGTAGTAGCATTAGTAACTTCCATGTAAATTCCAATGGGAGCAGTAGTGATGGCATCCTCGCAAATGATAGCTGGCCTTATGATCCTCTCGAATATCGTCAGCTGCAGACTAATCCAGCTTCTGTTGATTATTATTCGCAGTCTTCATGTTCCCCTGCAAATTACAATGCAGGAAATGTCAACAGAGTGTTAGTAGAGTCTCTTTCTAATCCTCTTTCGGATAATGATCTTGTCATTCAGAGCACACCTGCCTGGCAATTTCAGAAGGGACTTGAGGAGGCACGAAGATTTCTTCCCAGCAGTGAAAACTTGATGATTAATTTAGAGGCCAATGGTTCCCTCTTTTCTCAAGAGCCAAAAGAAGATTGGAAATTGGCTGAGATCAATGCAGATGAGAAACACGAGAGCCCTATTCGTGAGCCAAGGGGTAGGAAGACTCATCATGATGATGACTTGGATTTGCAGGAAGGGAGAAGCAATAAACAATCAGCCCTTTCCACTGAGGAACCTCTTCGTCCTGACATTTTAGATGATGTCCTACTTTGTGGTTGGGAGAAATGCACAGCAGGGAATGATGAACAGCAATCTGAATCAGTGAATCAAGACGGCAGAAGTTCTCATAGCAGTCATGCGAAAGGATCAGGTGGTGGAAAAAGTCGAGGGAAGAAACAATCTATGAAGGACGTGGTTGATCTTAGGACACTTCTTGTCCATTGTGCTGAATCTGTGGCGATAGGTGATCGTCGAAGCGCAGGAGAGCTGTTGAAACAGATCAGACAGCACTCATCCCCTTTTGGAGATGCAAATGAGAGGTTGGCCCATTGCTTTGCTGATGGCCTTGAGGCACGCCTAGCTGGCACAGGGAGTCAAATTTACCATTCCATCGTTGCTAAGCGAATTTCTACTTCTGATATATTGAAAGGTTACAAGTGTTATATGCGTGCATGCCCTTTCAAGAAGATTGCTTATCTTTACTCCAACAGGACCATTTTGAATGTGGCTAATAAAGCGCCAAGGTTGCATATAATAGATTTTGGCATATTTTATGGCTTCCAATGGCCATGTTTCATGCAGCGTCTTGCTAGTCAGCCAGGTGGTCCCCCGAGGCTCCGGATAACTGGCATCGACAAACCGAGCCCAGGTTTTCGTCCAACTGAGCGGATTGATGAAACTGGGCAGCGCTTAGCTGATTATGCTCGTAGATTTGGCATTCCTTTCGAGTTTCATGCAATTGCAACTAAGTGGGATACCATCCGGACTGAGGATCTAAACATTGACAAAGATGAGGTGCTTGTCGTAAACAGTTTGTTCCAGTTCAAGAGTCTCATAGATGAGACTGTGGTTGAGTACAGCCCAAGAAATATGGTACTGAACACTATAAGAAATCTGAACCCGGCTGTTTTCATATTTGGGGATGTGAATGGATCATATAGTTCTCCTTTTTTCGTCACACGTTTTCGTGAAGCTTTATTCCACTTCTCTGCCTTGTTTGACATGATCGAAACAAATGTGCCGCGGGAGGATGAATCAAGGCCATTGATAGAAAGGCACATCAGTGGACGGGATGCTCTCAATGTCATTGCTTGTGAGGGATCAGAAAGGGTGGAAAGGCCTGAGACTTACAAGCAGTGGCAGGTGAGGAACATCAGAGCAGGGTTCAAGCAACTTCCGCTGAATTCTGATATCATAAAGATGGCCAAGGAAAAGTTGAAGGCCTACCATAAGGATTTTGTATTAGATGTAGATGGCCAATGGCTACTGCAAGGATGGAAAGGGCGTATTCTTCAAGCCTTCTCTGCATGGAGATCTGATGATTCTTCTTAG
- the LOC103984248 gene encoding ubiquitin-conjugating enzyme E2 7 produces the protein MAATTQASLLLQKQLRDLMKNPVDGFSAGLVDDSNVFEWNVTIIGPPDTLYDGGYFNAIMSFPSNYPNSPPSVRFTSEMWHPNVYSDGRVCISILHPPGDDPNGYELASERWTPVHTVESIVLSIISMLSSPNDESPANVEAAKEWRESRDEFKKKVSRIVRRSQEML, from the exons ATGGCGGCGACGACCCAGGCAAGCCTTCTGCTTCAAAAGCAGCTCCGTG ATCTCATGAAGAACCCGGTGGACGGGTTCTCTGCTGGCCTGGTTGATGACAGCAACGTCTTCGAGTGGAACGTCACGATTATTGGGCCGCCGGATACGCTTTA TGATGGTGGCTATTTCAATGCCATTATGAGTTTTCCTTCCAACTACCCAAACAGCCCTCCTTCAGTTAGATTTACATCAGAGATGTGGCATCCAAATG TCTACTCTGACGGGCGTGTTTGCATATCTATCCTTCATCCCCCTGGTGATGATCCAAATGGTTACGAGCTTGCAAGTGAACGTTGGACACCTGTGCACACG GTAGAGAGCATAGttctgagtattatttctatgttGTCAAGTCCCAACGATGAATCTCCTGCAAATGTTGAAGCTGCT AAGGAATGGAGGGAGAGTAGGGATGAGTTCAAGAAGAAGGTCAGCCGCATCGTCAGGCGATCCCAGGAAATGCTGTGA
- the LOC135673341 gene encoding small ribosomal subunit protein uS8 codes for MVRVSVLNDALKSMYNAEKRGKRQVMIRPSSKVIIKFLLVMQKHGYIGEFEYVDDHRAGKIVVELNGRLNKCGVISPRFDVGVKEIEPWTARLLPSRQFGYIVLTTSAGIMDHEEARRKNVGGKVLGFFY; via the exons ATGGTGAGGGTCAGTGTGTTGAATGATGCTCTCAAGAGCATGTACAATGCTGAGAAGCGTGGAAAGAGGCAGGTCATGATTAGACCGTCTTCGAAAGTGATAATTAAGTTTCTTCTTGTCATGCAGAAGCATG GTTATATTGGTGAATTTGAATACGTAGATGATCACAGAGCTGGGAAGATAGTGGTCGAGTTGAATGGAAGATTGAACAAATGCGGCGTCATCAGCCCTCGCTTCGATGTGGGTGTCAAAGAAATTGAACCCTGGACTGCTAGGCTTCTCCCATCACGTCAG TTTGGTTACATTGTGCTGACTACATCTGCTGGCATCATGGACCATGAGGAAGCTAGGAGAAAGAATGTTGGTGGTAAAGTGCTTGGCTTTTTTTACTGA
- the LOC135673342 gene encoding protein NETWORKED 2D-like, translating into MLQRATSNVYSWWWASHIRTKQSKWLDEDLHEMEDKVKSMMKLIEQDADSFTKKAELYFQRRPELGNFVEDMHKAYKALAHRYDRITGELQKANQAIAIAFPDQVDFEMQDDEDGGSPKAITSIDLSKFRKPTEVPQFIFRQKTKKDRPTPKKQHHRKLSTQISKEKAQEEIDRLQKEILVLQTEKEFTKSSYRSTLARYLDIEKQITEMHEEFCCLQNSFSASAIAEDGEARAMMVASAIKSCEDSLVNIQEQRKVTSKEARIESEKIKDAKQKLKSLKGESGESEIETTETSDQNMEQNSTSVNTEDSVLKEERMELQSVCLKVKEQFEMSSETSVMELAEKIDELVDKVISLEHIVSSQNGQIERLRSETAELNRHLQCMEEDKVILTGDSNTFTETFKEAEDALQRIQHLENCLNIDDDALQTQFLDACHSLNNISEKLQSPKHQEHALSQEVETLVSNKESKEVDYVRIQNTEEKLAGIEAHGQITNESDKLQEDTDNVYVGEVQTQLEETDDIPDLQNLLLNGLEGSQNVLLTEYTSILHNYKDTKNRLSEIEKQTQEYHLETMAEVNELKNANAIKDEEIQLLKEILNSFQTCLSVNAPKDMEMSGYQVAGYLANTKVEFHEIETGSFHEGDINEVQSSSLLEDKFRADIDTLLEENLDFWLRFSTSYHQIQKFQTTFKNLKSDIEKNQEGNAAVMAPAEEAVNQESLLVCKSLRELNTELQVWLEKNALLNGELKCRFSSLCSIQDEISRVLKESESEEMHLTPYQAAKFQGEVFSMQLENNKVAKELQAGLDHVRGLQMEVGRTLSKLNENFKLSGSRNHQQHNQFRQLITKTIPLRAFLFGTKPKKPSMFSCMNPALQKQYSDLRYTFPR; encoded by the exons ATGCTGCAGAGGGCCACGAGCAACGTGTACTCCTGGTGGTGGGCCAGCCATATCAGGACCAAGCAGTCGAAATGGCTCGACGAGGACCTCCACG AGATGGAGGATAAGGTGAAATCCATGATGAAGCTCATAGAACAGGATGCCGATTCCTTTACAAAGAAGGCAGAGTTGTATTTCCAGAGAAGGCCAGAGCTGGGTAACTTTGTTGAAGACATGCATAAAGCTTATAAAGCATTGGCTCATAGGTACGATCGAATAACAGGAGAACTGCAAAAGGCCAACCAGGCCATAGCAATTGCTTTTCCTGATCAGGTCGACTTTGAAATGCAAGATGATGAGGATGGTGGCTCTCCAAAGGCAATCACTTCGATAGATCTCAGTAAATTCCGTAAGCCAACAGAAGTCCCACAGTTCATCTTCAGACAGAAAACAAAGAAAGATCGCCCCACACCGAAGAAGCAACATCACAGGAAGTTAAGTACTCAAATCAGCAAAGAGAAGGCACAGGAAGAGATAGACAGGCTTCAAAAGGAAATTTTAGTGCTCCAGACTGAGAAGGAATTCACCAAGAGCTCTTACAGGAGCACCTTAGCCCGGTATCTAGACATTGAGAAGCAAATTACTGAGATGCATGAGGAATTTTGCTGCTTGCAGAATTCTTTCAGCGCAAGTGCAATCGCTGAAGATGGCGAAGCTCGTGCAATGATGGTAGCATCAGCCATTAAGTCTTGTGAGGATAGCTTAGTTAACATACAAGAACAACGGAAAGTTACGTCCAAAGAGGCAAGAATTGAGTCAGAAAAAATTAAAGATGCTAAACAGAAGCTGAAGTCTCTCAAGGGTGAGTCTGGTGAATCAGAGATTGAGACAACAGAGACCTCTGATCAGAACATGGAGCAGAACTCCACCTCCGTAAACACAGAAGATAGTGTTCTGAAAGAGGAAAGGATGGAATTACAGTCAGTGTGCCTGAAAGTGAAGGAACAATTTGAGATGAGCTCTGAAACATCAGTCATGGAACTGGCAGAAAAGATTGATGAACTTGTCGACAAGGTCATTAGCTTAGAACATATAGTTTCATCACAGAATGGTCAGATAGAGAGATTGAGATCAGAGACAGCTGAGCTTAATAGGCACCTACAATGCATGGAGGAGGACAAGGTGATCCTAACTGGCGACTCCAATACCTTTACTGAGACTTTTAAAGAAGCAGAAGATGCATTGCAAAGAATTCAACATCTTGAGAATTGTCTAAATATTGATGACGATGCCCTTCAAACACAATTTTTAGATGCCTGCCACAGTCTTAACAATATTTCTGAGAAGTTGCAGTCACCTAAACATCAAGAGCATGCATTGTCCCAGGAGGTAGAAActctggtttccaacaaggaaagCAAGGAAGTTGACTATGTTAGGATCCAGAATACAGAGGAAAAACTTGCCGGAATTGAGGCTCATGGGCAAATTACAAACGAGTCAGACAAGTTGCAAGAGGATACAGACAATGTTTATGTTGGTGAAGTGCAAACACAACTTGAAGAGACAGATGACATTCCAGACTTGCAAAATTTATTGCTAAATGGATTAGAAGGCAGCCAAAATGTCTTACTGACTGAGTACACATCCATTCTTCACAATTACAAGGATACCAAAAATAGGCTTTCAGAAATTGAGAAACAAACCCAAGAATATCACTTAGAGACAATGGCAGAAGTAAATGAACTGAAAAATGCCAATGCCATCAAAGATGAAGAGATTCAACTTCTCAAAGAGATACTAAATTCCTTTCAGACTTGTTTAAGTGTAAATGCACCAAAAGACATGGAGATGTCTGGATACCAAGTTGCTGGATATCTAGCCAACACGAAAGTAGAATTTCATGAAATAGAAACTGGGAGCTTTCATGAAGGAGACATCAATGAGGTACAAAGTTCTTCATTGCTTGAAGACAAATTTAGAGCAGACATTGATACCCTGCTAGAGGAGAACTTGGATTTCTGGTTACGGTTCAGCACATCATACCATCAAATTCAAAAATTTCAAACTACGTTTAAGAACCTCAAATCTGATATTGAGAAAAACCAAGAAGGCAATGCCGCTGTTATGGCTCCTGCTGAGGAGGCCGTAAACCAGGAATCACTTCTAGTTTGCAAGAGCTTAAGAGAATTGAACACCGAGCTCCAGGTTTGGTTGGAAAAGAATGCACTGTTAAATGGAGAACTCAAGTGCAGATTTTCATCTCTTTGCAGCATACAAGACGAGATATCAAGAGTTTTAAAGGAAAGCGAGAGTGAAGAGATGCATCTCACTCCTTACCAGGCTGCTAAGTTCCAGGGAGAGGTGTTCAGCATGCAACTAGAAAATAACAAGGTTGCAAAGGAACTGCAAGCCGGTTTGGATCATGTGAGGGGGCTTCAGATGGAAGTCGGCAGGACTTTGTCAAAACTTAATGAGAACTTTAAGTTGTCTGGATCAAGAAACCACCAGCAACACAACCAATTTAGGCAACTAATCACCAAAACTATTCCGCTGAGAGCTTTCTTGTTTGGTACAAAGCCGAAGAAGCCTTCAATGTTTTCGTGCATGAATCCAGCACTGCAGAAGCAGTACAGTGACTTAAGATACACTTTTCCTAGATGA
- the LOC135673343 gene encoding protein CANDIDATE G-PROTEIN COUPLED RECEPTOR 7-like: protein MEGSLRLLLLLVILDSLMSPSMAEIKNLEISDDSRQVILFENFGFNHRGTVTIALSGVSISSSAVAPAVDPSLLGFFLVSDESLIQAAYDSQQNPNPSSYPDCVLRSPYVHLLFTFENLSPPPPGGAFNNSFAVSHPDEYSLYFANCGPGAAAVTMSVRTETYNTRPDGSRDYLSVGKSPVPSLYTFFAVAYAVFLGAWIYLTLFQNRISSHGIHYLMAGLLLSKALYLVFAAEDQHYIRQTGTPHGWDIPFYLFQFLKGVLLFTVIVLIGTGWSFLKPFLQEREKKVLMIVIPLQIIANIASVVIGETGPFIRDWVTWNQVFLLIDIICCCTVLFPIIWSIRSLRETSKTDGKAARNLMKLTLFRQFYIIVIGYLYFTRIVVYASGTITSYKYRWVSVAAEETVSLLFYMFMFYMFRPVERNQYFMLDEEEEEAAELALREEEFEL, encoded by the coding sequence ATGGAGGGATCTCTccgtcttcttctcctcctcgtcaTTCTCGATTCCCTGATGTCTCCTTCCATGGCGGAGATCAAGAATCTGGAGATCTCCGACGACTCCCGCCAGGTCATCCTGTTCGAGAATTTCGGATTTAACCACCGTGGAACCGTCACAATTGCTCTATCCGGCGTGtccatctcctcctccgccgTCGCCCCTGCCGTCGACCCCTCTCTCCTCGGCTTCTTCCTCGTCTCCGATGAGAGCCTGATCCAGGCCGCCTACGACTCACAGcagaaccctaaccctagctcGTACCCAGATTGCGTCCTCAGGAGCCCGTACGTCCACCTCCTGTTCACCTTCGAGAATCTCTCCCCGCCGCCTCCCGGCGGCGCCTTCAACAACTCCTTCGCCGTCTCCCATCCGGACGAGTACAGCCTCTACTTCGCCAATTGCGGCCCCGGCGCCGCTGCCGTCACCATGTCGGTCCGCACCGAGACGTACAACACCCGCCCCGACGGCTCCCGCGATTACCTCTCCGTCGGCAAGTCCCCTGTGCCGTCGCTCTACACCTTCTTCGCAGTCGCGTACGCCGTCTTCCTGGGCGCGTGGATCTATCTCACCCTGTTCCAGAACCGGATCTCATCCCACGGGATCCACTACCTGATGGCCGGGCTGCTACTCAGCAAGGCCCTCTACCTCGTCTTCGCCGCCGAGGACCAGCACTACATCCGGCAGACCGGCACCCCGCACGGCTGGGACATCCCCTTCTACCTCTTCCAGTTCCTGAAAGGCGTCCTCTTGTTCACCGTGATCGTCCTCATCGGCACCGGCTGGTCCTTCCTCAAGCCCTTCCTCCAGGAGCGCGAGAAGAAGGTGCTGATGATCGTGATCCCACTCCAGATAATCGCCAACATCGCCTCCGTGGTGATCGGCGAGACCGGACCCTTCATCAGGGATTGGGTCACCTGGAACCAGGTGTTCCTCCTCATCGACATCATCTGCTGCTGCACCGTCCTGTTCCCCATCATCTGGTCCATCAGATCTCTGCGTGAGACGTCAAAGACCGACGGAAAGGCCGCAAGGAACCTTATGAAGCTCACACTTTTCCGGCAATTCTACATCATTGTGATCGGATATTTGTACTTCACGAGGATCGTCGTCTATGCATCGGGGACAATCACATCTTACAAGTACCGCTGGGTGAGCGTGGCAGCTGAGGAAACCGTGAGCCTTTTGTTCTACATGTTCATGTTCTATATGTTTCGCCCGGTGGAGAGGAACCAGTACTTTATGcttgatgaagaagaggaagaagctgCAGAATTGGCGCTCCGTGAGGAAGAGTTCGAGCTTTGA
- the LOC135673344 gene encoding MLO-like protein 3: protein MESMEPSLQDTPTWAAAIIFFFAIAVSYILAQSISFAGNWFRSRQKIALSDAIDKLKEELMILGFLSLVLAVVQRPISHICVPVKAADYMLPCRRLQPKSISSAAGYCVDRGMISLVSQQGIHQLHTFIFVLAVVHVLCSVTTMILGRAKMRRWKAWEKETQTTEYHVANDPNRFRLTRETTFAKRHISVATSSSSMYLWIKCFFRQFYDSVNRVDYLTLRHGFITAHFSRHTTFNFHEYTNRSLEDEFKTVLTISPPLWFLVVIFMLVDIHGWYSYFWLSFAPLITVLAVGTKLHVIVARMAVKLDRENIVITGAPPVQPNDDFFWFGNPRSILFLLHLAFFQNAFELTFFIWIWYEFGLKSCYHENFGITIARVALAVVVQFLCSYITLPMYALVTQMGSEVKRSMFGERTKTALRRWHEEVRVRRKKQHPHRRPPSTVSRQQQEISTQITSST from the exons ATGGAGAGCATGGAGCCGTCTCTTCAGGACACTCCAACCTGGGCTGCAGCAATTATCTTCTTCTTCGCCATCGCTGTCTCCTACATCTTAGCACAGTCGATCAGTTTTGCCGGAAAT TGGTTCAGGAGTCGTCAGAAGATTGCACTGTCCGATGCTATCGACAAGCTAAAAGAGG AGCTGATGATTCTTGGATTCCTCTCTCTGGTTCTGGCTGTTGTGCAAAGGCCGATTTCACATATCTGCGTGCCGGTTAAGGCAGCAGACTACATGCTACCGTGCCGCAGATTGCAACCCAAATCCATCTCTTCTGCTGCTGGTTATTGTGTTGACAGA GGGATGATTTCGCTGGTGAGTCAACAAGGGATTCATCAGCTCCATACATTCATCTTCGTGTTGGCAGTCGTCCATGTGCTCTGCAGCGTGACCACCATGATTCTGGGAAGAGCCAAA ATGAGGCGATGGAAGGCATGGGAGAAGGAGACACAGACAACTGAGTACCACGTTGCAAATG ACCCTAACAGGTTTAGGTTGACGAGAGAGACCACATTCGCAAAAAGGCATATCAGTGTAGCTACATCATCATCCTCCATGTATCTGTGGATT AAGTGCTTTTTCAGACAATTCTATGATTCCGTGAACAGAGTTGACTATCTCACCCTTCGCCATGGCTTCATAACG GCTCATTTCTCCAGGCACACCACGTTCAATTTCCATGAGTACACCAATCGATCTTTGGAGGACGAGTTCAAAACCGTGCTTACAATCAG CCCTCCCTTGTGGTTTCTTGTGGTCATCTTCATGCTTGTTGATATCCATG GGTGGTATTCCTACTTCTGGCTGTCATTTGCACCCTTGATC ACAGTACTGGCTGTGGGGACTAAGCTTCATGTGATTGTTGCAAGAATGGCTGTGAAACTGGACAGGGAAAATATAGTCATCACCGGAGCACCGCCGGTGCAACCCAACGACGATTTTTTCTGGTTTGGAAACCCCAGATCGATCCTTTTCCTCCTCCATTTGGCTTTCTTTCAG AATGCATTTGAGCTCACGTTCTTCATCTGGATCTGG TATGAATTCGGCCTGAAGTCCTGCTACCACGAGAACTTTGGGATAACCATCGCAAGAGTGGCATTAGC GGTGGTGGTACAGTTCCTCTGTAGCTACATCACTCTTCCCATGTACGCGCTCGTCACACAG ATGGGTTCGGAGGTCAAGAGATCCATGTTTGGGGAGCGGACGAAGACGGCGCTGAGAAGATGGCACGAGGAAGTGAGGGTGAGGAGGAAGAAGCAACATCCTCACAGGCGTCCTCCATCTACTGTTTCACGTCAGCAGCAGGAAATATCAACGCAGATtacatcatcaacataa
- the LOC135673345 gene encoding protein transport protein Sec61 subunit beta-like codes for MARGSSQSQTAASAGGGARPAGAVPRGTPAAAAGMRRRRLGGGGGGGGFAGGGPGGGANMLRFYTDDAPGLKMTPTVVLVMSLCFIGFVTALHVFGKLYRHRTGGA; via the coding sequence ATGGCTAGGGGGAGCTCGCAGTCGCAGACGGCGGCCTCGGCGGGGGGCGGGGCGCGGCCGGCCGGGGCGGTGCCACGTGGAACGCCGGCAGCTGCGGCGGGGATGAGGCGCCGGCGGCTGGGCGGGGGCGGAGGGGGTGGCGGCTTCGCTGGCGGCGGCCCCGGTGGGGGGGCCAACATGCTTCGGTTCTACACCGACGACGCGCCAGGGCTCAAGATGACGCCTACGGTGGTGCTTGTGATGAGCCTCTGCTTCATCGGCTTCGTCACCGCTCTCCACGTCTTCGGCAAGCTCTACCGCCACCGGACCGGCGGGGCTTGA